TCATCGGCTATTCCGGCGCGGGTAAGAGCACCCTGGTCCGGCTGATCAACGGCCTGGAGAAGCCGACCGCCGGCGAGGTGTTGGTCGCCGGACAGCCGATCACCGGGATCCCGGAGGCCCGGGTGCGGCGGCTGCGCCTGGACATCGGCATGATCTTCCAGCAGTTCAACCTGTTCCGATCCCGCACCGCCGCAGGCAATGTCGAGTATCCGCTGAAGGTGGCGGGCTGGCCGCGGGCGAAACGCAAGGCGCGGGTGGCGGAACTGCTGGAGTTCGTCGGGCTCTCCGACAAGGCGCGCAGTTATCCGGATCAGTTGTCCGGCGGGCAGAAACAGCGCGTGGGCATCGCGCGGGCACTGGCCACCTCGCCAGCGCTGCTGCTCGCCGACGAGGCCACTTCCGCCCTCGATCCGGAGACCACCGGCGAGGTGCTGCGGTTGTTGCGCAAGGTCAACACCGAACTCGGCGTGACCATCGTGGTGATCACCCACGAGATGGACGTGATCCGCGCGGTCGCCGACCGGGTCGCGGTGCTCGCCGAGGGACGTATCGTCGAATTG
This DNA window, taken from Nocardia sp. BMG111209, encodes the following:
- a CDS encoding methionine ABC transporter ATP-binding protein, which encodes MSAGNDAPAVEFRSAGKTFTVGRTTTTALADIDLRIERGEIFGIIGYSGAGKSTLVRLINGLEKPTAGEVLVAGQPITGIPEARVRRLRLDIGMIFQQFNLFRSRTAAGNVEYPLKVAGWPRAKRKARVAELLEFVGLSDKARSYPDQLSGGQKQRVGIARALATSPALLLADEATSALDPETTGEVLRLLRKVNTELGVTIVVITHEMDVIRAVADRVAVLAEGRIVELADTFDVFAHPQAAPTKSFVETVLHNRPSADELRRLRAAHPGRLVTVDITDGRGVGAALAAAAATGVRFEVVYGGVSALQDRTFGSITFALDGPEAAVDRVVADLSAAAVPIEA